The genomic interval TTTATTGTCAAGTTTTTACATGCAAAAACTTGACATTTTGCCATAAAGGAATATCTCTTGATTAAGAAGAGGATACATCCATGCAGGTAGCAGCACAGATTAACAACTATATTGAATCCGTCCCGCCGGGAAAGATCATTACCTATGGTGACTTTAAGGATTTACAGGAAACCAAGCCACAGGCTCTGGCAAAGGCTTTAGAACGTCTGGTGAAGAAGCAGGTCCTTGTTCGGCAAGCTAAGGGGACTTTCTATCGTCCAAAGACAACTCTTTTCGGGTCGGTCAGCCCTACAGATGAAGAGTTGATTTCTTATCTGACCCGCAAAGGGGATGATATAACCGGAATTCTGACCGGGCAGTCTGTATACTTACAGCTTCAGATTGCTACTCAGGTTCCGGGGGTACTGACTATTGCCAGTGTAGCCCCTCGTAGAAAGCAGACTATCGGTAAGATTCAAGTCCAGTACGTGCGTAGCTACGTGTCAG from Desulfovibrio sp. JC010 carries:
- a CDS encoding DUF6088 family protein, yielding MQVAAQINNYIESVPPGKIITYGDFKDLQETKPQALAKALERLVKKQVLVRQAKGTFYRPKTTLFGSVSPTDEELISYLTRKGDDITGILTGQSVYLQLQIATQVPGVLTIASVAPRRKQTIGKIQVQYVRSYVSEIQEADISLLQLLEALRFIKKAQDCTPDDVVEAIKTRMTVLPQSDLERLVELTESYPPMVRAICGCLCEGMVKTPDIGSLKGSLNPYTKYKVMVSDTVLKNKKAWGIM